aagattataaatgcaagaaatgtaaatcgacacaagagataacgtggttatatgcaatcgttgtgattgctttagtccacggaccaactagagaatgtatttactgaatatttgtggtgtgtttacaatgagttacaaaagggtctatttatagaatggtttaaggagtaagctaaaaacaattccttgaagcttcatgtgagtttcctgacagcttcatggaagctacatgtgagtttcctgacagcttcgtggaagctacatgtgaatttcctcacaacttcgtggaggCTACATgttagtttcctaacaacttcgtggaagcttcgtgtgagtttcctggaatcttccctctaattgtttaaagttctccatatctccaacaattgTCACCCTCTACTAGAACTTATAATCAGTTTGCTTTCATATGCAACTAAGGCAAGTATATATACAATAATCCATAACTACAAATATGGAATTTTAATTCTTGTCTTAATATTGATCATCTTAGCAAACCATTTTCCCATAAGAATCTATTAACCAAATTATAATCTCTTTCTTATACTTGAGATTCTTCTAAACCTGTGTTCGATAGCCCGACATTAGTGATGTTAGTTGTGGTTACATCCATAAGTAGCTTACACATCATTTCCATATATTCATCTACGATGTGTTTAATAAAAGTATGTAGTTGGTAGCTGAAGCTGAAAATCTATGACTGAAGCTTATATTTGAAGCTAGTAATTGTAGCTTATGTTGTTGCTAAGTGTTTGACAAAAGTAACTAGAGCTTAAGGGTACTAAATGACATAAAAGAAACACAAAGTAAAAAATTATATTAGAGGTATTTACGTAATTTCTTCTTTTGAAGATTCAAACTTATCTTTAAACACTATTATTTCATGAAGTATTTTCTTTAATAAGCTCATAATTTTTTGTTAGCGAAACAAAATTACTAGTTTGAACTTATGAAAGAATAAATTTAAGCTCATATAACTACAATAGgcttatatatcaaacatattcttGTATGAAAAATACAAGTGTTGCCATCATTTGAAATATTTTTGTGGTAAGAGAACAGTTTCTAATGTTATCTCATGAAATACGCACATCTAATAAAACATTGAAAAATAGCCCAGTGATGTTATTTGAAAAAGGTTTCACATTAATTAGCATGAAGTGCTTTTTGTATATTATCACAAAACATATATACTCCGTACCATATTTAGTTTCCCTTCAATTCAAAGGTTAAAAATAGGAAGAGGAAGTATTGAATCTTGTTTCTAGCGATGATGCTATTTGCCCTGTTTAAATAGAAAACTAAAAATAAACAATTGGACATGTGGGACTACTCTGTTTCAGGTAATATGTGGGGATGTTTCGTGTACTTTAAGTTCCATGTGCAGGAATATATCACCAAAACTAGCAACACCAATAATTCATATTGAAGATGCTTTTAATTAGAAATATTAACTTTTCGAATGATAAATTCTTGAATTTCTAATGTTTCATGAACATATCAATATGAATCATATCGTATTTTTCATGTAAAGGAAGAACGTGTTTGCATCAATAAAGATAAATATATAAGTACAACATTCCTCTATATGACGTCGCCAGTGAAATAAGAATGATTGTTTTGCCTTAGAAAACACTTGATGACTCTTTGCAGTCGATTACATCTGAATTGAAAGTTTGAAACCCTCCCGACCCAATAATACACACACTGCAGATTTAACAACTGCAGATTGTCATAGTCTACAATACCATTTAAGGGGTGTTGATTTCATCACACTAATAATAAAATCTTGGTACATTGTAACATTTCATAAAGTAGTTAGTAGTTACTAACACTCAATGGGTAGCAGATGTGTCTATGACATTTGTTGTGTTGTGCTCCACTCAAATGCAGGAGCCTTAATGGATAAGTTCCAATAATGAATCTAATGGGTCAATGGGCCAACGCTCATCCAAATTATTTCAAAAGGCATCAAGCCACCTAATCTGGTATATTAAGAAtagctaatcatcatcatcaacgtaATAATGTACAGTAATTATTAAGCAAAAGTACGTTAATTCTTTTGACAAGtaagaaaaaagttttttttttttttttggctcaaCGTGTCCATTTTGTCACCTTGAATCATAACACAGTTATAAGCTGTACCGTATTTTAGGTTCCGACTTTTTGGTCTCAACTTTCGACAACCACTATGGATTTGATTTTTTCCGATATTTGAAAAGCAGATTACTTACTCGTGGGTTTCAAGTTTTAATAAAAAAACACATAAACGAAAGACTAAAAGGAGCAACAAAAATAATTCGATCCTAAGATTTCTTAGCAGCAGCATCCTCTTCATTCATCTTCTTCTCCCATTTCCTCTTTCGGTAATCTGCAAGCATCTGAGGCATTTTCTTCATTAATTCAGCCGTGTTTGCTCGTTTCTCTGCTGATATTCTGTCACATTTGTGCCCTTTTCTTTTAGTTCTCATTTCTTTCTTTTCAGGATCATACGGCCAATCTTCTCCAGCTAACAAAACTTCTTTACGAAGGCGGGCCCTACGTCGTGCACTAATCCCAAGAGGCTTCCATGCTCCTAGTTGCCAATATCCCCAAACCCCCTTTGAGAGCTCATCTTTGTATTTTGTTAATTTGTCTCGCCAGGGATATTGGAATTCGCTGACGGATTTTGCAACAGTTTTGATTGAATTTCCAGCCATTTTGCTAAATAAGATTCTAAGTTGAAAACATCTTTGGTCAGCTTTTTCAGGGTGGTTAATATCTAATAACTGAAAAGAATGAAAAAATCGAATACACTATAcactaaattatattattattgatactattaaAGTAAAGAGAATAATCATACATTCATACTCCTAACTGATATTACCAGACTCGTGTATATAAATCGTACATGAACAGAAAACAACTCAAATATAGATGAAGGGTTTACAAAAATGCAATAAACAATTAAACATACAGTCACATAAAAAATTTTACAGGATACAGATGGTACACTGTACACAGCATGCAAGGTTCCACTACTAAGAATGAAAACAAGGTTATGCAGAAAGTAGTTATAATACACGAACAGGCGGCAAGTGAAATGATGATCATTTTACAAAAAGTTCAATTGCTCAAGTATGTTACTTAAAGGCAGAAGACAGTTATTTGAGGATGAAAATGAAACAACATTCACTAGTTTGTTTAAGCACTCTTTAAGACCGTTTGTAACGCGCCCGGCAATGGTCATCGGTGCCACCAACACGCCATTAACGCGGCGTGTTGGTGGCTCTTGAGTCCGGCATGCTGGAACCAGGCACAGAGAAGGTGAAGGCGTGCCTGGATGATTTCGTCGGCGTGTAATGTTTTGGTTGGTCGGTGATATAAACATCTGCATACTGAATTCGAACATATACATTCACGCATATACATTCCAACATATACATTCGCATCATATCAAACACAATACTTTCATACCATGAATTCGAACATATACATTCACGCATATACATTCCAACATATACATTCGCATCATATCAAACACAATACTTTCATACCATGAATTCGAACAAAGTTTCCATTGATGTGCATTACGGGGGTAGAGATGAGTATGACTGGAAGTCATACGTTGACGGGGAAAAAATCTTTTGAAGATTTCTGACTTTGATTGGTCAAAGTTAAGAAAGTTCCTCGAAAAAGAAACACCATACGTATTTACGGAAATTGTGTATTTCGACGAAGAGAAGCAATTGTTGATGTTTCTCTTTACGGATGAGCAATGGGATGCGTAAAAAGAGCGAGCCAAGACACGACCTTGTCGAATTGAGTTGTATCTTGTAAACATAGGCCAATCAACTTAGAATCGGCCGCCCTCCGATTCGAGTTCTCTCGAGTCAGGCTACGTGAGCCAAGACTCGTTTGACGGAAGAAATTAAAATTGTTTTATGTACTcgtttttaaattaatttatttttcatttttaggaattaagttttaattttaaataaagtaattaaggacttttatttatttatttattgtaatttttatttttaagacttttattaatgtaatcatattattaatttttattttagtgtgttttattaaattaatttgttTTTATACTTAAAAAATAATAATGTAATATAACTAATTAagcaaaataaaaactaaaatcaagaaaaatgaaaaagaaataaaaaatacccCACCCCTACCCATCTAACACGCCACTCAGCACGTCACCCATTATTTACCAGTTTACCAGCACGCCCATCAAGCACTCCACCCTAGCCAGCAACACGCCAACGCGCCCATCCAAGTTAAAAATGGTCTAAGCTGCATGTATGAATGCCTACCTATTGCTATCATTTAGTCATTCACAACAAAATAAACGTGATTTTGAATGTGTTAAACACAAAAGTAGTTGCTTTACTTAGAAAAAAAGCTTCACCAATTGCAACTATAACAAACTAACAATGCTTATAGGTATAAATGCATGCTCTTAAGATCATTCTCTAACTCAacctttattaaaataaaataagtttaTCTTCTAATTGTTTCAATTATCCACGTCATCTATTGATGTGACTCCATGTATCCCTATGTTCAGCACAAAAAAAGTTATCTTCCTAATTTCATTAACATGTGGTTTAGCCCTAATTTCATCAACATGAGGTGTTATCCCTAAATTCATTAACTTAAGCTTTTATCCCTTAATTCATCAACATAAGGTTTTATCCCTGATTCCAACTTaggttattaattttattaattattattattattatcattatcgataTTATTATCAAGTTTTAATATGTTTGGAATAACGATAACAAAAATGCGATATATGGACGAAACAATATTCTGCATATCATACAGAAGCAAAATCAAAAAAGCCAGTTTATTATGATCAACAATATCAAATTCAACATCAGAACAACATTAATAAATTGCTAACAACGCTCATATAGATAGATACATATACAAGTATATAACGTAGAGTAAAAGAGGCTTAACTGGATTCACAAGATGTGGACTTGAACAGAGTGAAAATGAAAAAACCTAGTAGAAATCGAAATACAAGGTTTTCTGGTTGGTTATAAGATAGTTACAATTTTTCCCCTACATTTACAAATTAGCATAGATTGCCCCCCTAACTTTTAGTAGTAGTTAAATCTTCTatctatctattatctattatctatttctatctatctattatctattctatttatttatttatttatttatatatatttatttatttatttatttatttattttattttttattatattatattattatacacCTTATAAATCATGAAGATTAATCCTATGTGGCACTCCCTAATTATATCTTAATTAGAATTGCTGACATGTAAATTACTTAGTTAATTACAATTATCACTAATTAATCAACGTTGTCATCTCTAATACtatctttgaaaaaaaaaaaaacacgcagTAGGATTCCCCATTGTTCTTCTCCTACGGCGCTCTCATGAACCCTAATTCCTAAATATCAACCGACAACGCAATTCAACCTCTATTTATCCTTAATCATACATAAATTATTAATACGAAGTATCTATCCTCCCTGTATTCTCATCGAATTCGTTAGCGGAATACAAATAGATGACGGAAATTCATACTACAAACACTATTTTTTGGCGATCTTTATCTATGTACAAATTCGACGTGGTTGATTTAAACTGTCGATTTCAACCGAATTCATATCATATTCTTTGTTTCTACTCTCGAATTTGTGTTATTGATATAAAGGTTTAACTTTTTGTTATGTTTTATGATTCCCGACAGATGAAAATCATTGATAATCCTAGTCATGTGGATTCCACCATTGAAGTTGAAAGAGATTTGCGTGTTCGTGATGATACAATTCTTGTCCTTTGTAGTGTTGGTGGAGACTTAAGTGAAtcatttattgttaatatacaAATGAAACGTGATGAGGTTTTAAGGGAAGCTTTTATCAATAAACTTGATTTGAAGAAGGCGGAACCATTGAAGAATCTTATACAGGTACAATCTCTAATCAGTATGCATCATTTTACCATATATTTTCATCATCTAACAAAGCTTCTTTGCATAAAGTGTATCATATGATTTGTTTGCATCTTAGCTATcttgtaattataatttttatctgaATTTAAATCTATGGTTTAAGTCGTGTGTAAACTGAAGACTTAACCGGAGTAATCTAATAATATGTATCAATAGCTTCACATTCTTGTGTTTATATCCCAATCTGGACACATCAGTTTATGCCCATATCTTTTAACATGATTAATATCTTCTCATTTTAATGAAGAATTTGTAAAGGTGTGCTCTGGAAAGGTGAACTCTTAACAAACATTAACACTGGAATGAATAATATATTGAGTTCTACATTCTAAAAAACGGAGAGCGGAATTATCAATGTATAAACCATAGCGCAAAATTACATTAGATTTTCTTCACAGTTAAAGTCTTAGTTCATTAGCTTAGATttgtattagttttttaaaaggatatgtaattagattttgtacGGTATTATCAaggtctaaactctaaaccctaaaaatgCCTTGCTCTTCACAATTGAAATGTATAAGATGCACgaatatgatgtgataaagatgaaATTTGACTTTGGATTCAAGTTATAAACATTAGCGCTAAATTACACTAGACTTTCTTTATACATGCATAGTGTTGGTATTTATCTCAAAATTGGACCTTCTGATGGGCCAAAGTTAATTAGCAGTACCCTTCATGTATCTTGTGTGTGTAGTACAGCCTACAGATAGAATTAGCATGCCATATATTATTAAGGTATAAATTTTATGATTACAATTTACATGGCAAAAAGCTGTTTTATTGGTGACCCATTTCTACAACTGTGACAATGGTTATTCTTTTCATTAGCTGTGAGGGACCTTCTATGCGTAAGAATTGTTGCATGATGTATCGATTAGACAAGCAATGCTATCTCATTTTCTCAATGTTTAGGCGATGCATGTTGTTCGCATGATATTTCTTCCAGTTCAATTGGTAAGGAGACTTCTATGACATTGTATACATGGTCGAGCAGTTTTGTCAGCTCGATCTTTTGGGATGAACGATTAGTTTTCGAGGGTTTTGAGTCAACAACTGGATTATTACTCGAATAATCCTAACACTGATAGGATTAATCATTTAAAAGGTGAAATGGGTCAGGTGAGTTCTGAATATCAATTTAATGAATAatgtttatttaataaaataaaaatgttgTATGTCTGAATCTTGAGATGTGTTTATTTGAGAGATAAATGTGAACAGGTTAAGATCTCTTTTTTGTTTGAAACTACTTTCATTCTTATTCACTATGCATGTGAAGGACTGGCAATTTGGGCGTGTTTGTGTGTTGACCTGCCCttgcccagctcattttagttgTTTCAATGTTAAGATTATAGTTTGATGTCCAAAGTTTGTGTTTCATTTCAAATACTTTGTGTTTAAAGTATCATTTAATGTTAAGTGATGAACAATGGTGTTGTTGTGATGAATAATTGCTCTACACATGTGTTGAATCTATAATTATCGAAATTTGTAGGATCTTCGCAAGTTTGGCTACAACGGTGAAGCCCACCACGAAGAATCGAAGAGCAATCTATCAGGTACTTAAATTTACTTATTTACACATTATTATCAGTTACATACAAGTAGATTGTGTAGTTTTCGTACTATAGAACTAAACGTGTTGTTTGAATGACATACCACTTCACAAATAGAATTCCAAAAGTAAGTCTTAAAACTATAGGAATTTTAATATTTGTGTTGATAGTAATGATCTATCGTCGATCATTATTGAAAGTATGTCCTGAGGATTTTGCATTATTAACACAAGTTAGCTATCTATAAAAGGTTGATACTCAAACAATGCTAAGTGTCATAAGTAGAACCTTTCAAAACCTGAAAGATTGTAGGGTGATGTGTAGTAAGAATATGTACACTTTAGCTAACTTAACTGGCTCATTAGAAAGCCCTGTAGCATTCGTAATTTGACAATAGTTGGTATTGCTAAGTACCCACCTTTTATTATTCCATCATAACTTAATAAGTAACATGGATTAACTTAATAAATGGGTCATTCGCTTTGGTTAGTAAATTGGTCACTTAAACATCTTACAACATTTATAATGTTGTTGCATCTATTCAATACAACTACAATATCTGGTATAATACTACATCTATTTGGTACTGCAATAACACATGACTAATAGCAGTAGCACATGTTGGTATGTGTTCTTGCAGATAATCTGGATATGGCAAAAGGTGATATGAACAAATATTTGGATCAGGGGTATGTGGCACAAGAGGATTAGGTACAACATTGACTTTTGTAATAAGTCAACAATGAGTTGATTAGTATTAACTTTTTCATTATGCAAGGATGGGTTATGGGTAAAATTAAGTATATAAATTTGATAACTATGAAGTAAATCGGGTTAAAATGGTTAAAAATTGCTTAAATTATACTCAAGTTACAACATCCTCATTTGAGTTATTTATAAAAATTAATGTATTTTTTATATAATAGTTTTCGTTATTCATATTTTATATATTAGTATTTTTACAGTACTAAAAAGAAAAATGAGTAAACAATATGGCTAGGTCAACACAGTCTATTTTGACCCATTACTAACCCGCCCAATTTACCACCTGATATTGCCTAAAAAATGAAATATGCCCTTCGTTAGCTTCTATTTTTTATTATGTCATTATGACGGGCTGTATTTATTTAGGCAAATAGTGTCATCAATATGAATGaaaatttgtgacgacccggaaatttccgaccaaatttaaacttta
The window above is part of the Rutidosis leptorrhynchoides isolate AG116_Rl617_1_P2 chromosome 1, CSIRO_AGI_Rlap_v1, whole genome shotgun sequence genome. Proteins encoded here:
- the LOC139858467 gene encoding uncharacterized protein, with the protein product MAGNSIKTVAKSVSEFQYPWRDKLTKYKDELSKGVWGYWQLGAWKPLGISARRRARLRKEVLLAGEDWPYDPEKKEMRTKRKGHKCDRISAEKRANTAELMKKMPQMLADYRKRKWEKKMNEEDAAAKKS